In Seonamhaeicola sp. S2-3, the genomic window GACCTCTATTCTGTAAAACTTTTGAAAAAACATGTAAATCTCTTGGATTTCTATAATGTACTATTAAACAAATATCATTTGCAATTAGTGCATTATTTTTCAATATTGCAATAAATTCTGCTTTTATACAATCTGTGCAGTTAGATTCCGAATAACGAAAAACAAGAGTGTTTTTTTTAAATATATCTTTGGTTAAAATAATATTTCCGTTTGCATCTATTAACTTAATGTTTTCATTCAATTTAATATTTTCACTTTTACCTACTTCAATAATATTTTGTTCTAATTCTAGAAGTTCTTTTTTCTTATTTTTTAAAACAGTGCTAATATCCTTAATAACTTTGGAATAATTGTTAAGTTTAATTATTAAGAAACCATTTAAAACAATAAGCGAAATTATAATAACGTATTTTCTATTTGTCATATTAGATTAATAAAAAAGCGACTTATTTTTTAAATGAATAAATAATTAACAATGGGTTATCGTTACTTGATACTTTTTTATCTATATCCTTAATATATTTAGGTAATTTTTCCCAAGGCTTTATCTCCTCTTTATAGATATTTAATTGTTTTTTGAAATATTCAGCTTCATATATTGATAATATTTTATTATTGTCACCATCATGGGCGAAATAATTTTGAAATGGAAGTTTATCTTTTGGCCCTCGGAATAAGTCGAAGGTTTTCGCTTTTTTCGAAATTTTAGAGTAAATAACTATCATGTTACCCCAAAAATTAAAAGTAATATAGTTGTCATTTTCTCTAAAATTTGAGATTCCAAAACCTAATTTATTCTTTGTAGTGTATTGATAAAGTCCTTTGAAGTCATCATCTATTTGATTGATGATATTTTTTGGTGTGTTATGCTCTCCAAAATCTACAATATATTTTGGTGAAAAAATATTGTTATGGTATTCATATATAATTTTAGAATATCCTAAACTTAAATTAATATTTTTACTTTTTGTAATATTGGGAGTACGCCACCCAAGTGAGTAAAAAAAATGATCATACTTATCCATGTTAATTTCATTTTTTGTCTTGAGTGTTGTTAAATCATATTCCTGAAACAATTTATTTTTTTCAAGGTTTTTGTACAGAAACAAGAGTTTATTATCATGATATCCGATATTAAAATAGTAATCCGTCATTTTTTCTTCTTCTATAAATTGACCTTCGAAATTAAACGTTGTCAACTTGTTAGGAGCCTTAGAATATAAAATAAGTTGTTTTTTTTCATAATCAATCGTAAAATCTTGTAGGAAACTATATTCACCTGGCCCTTTTCCAATTTTCTGTATCTTATTTAAAAACTTACCAGTGTTATCAAAAATAAAAACACCTCTTAGCTTTCTGTCTAAAATAAAAATTTTATCATCTTGCATACTTATTCTGTCAATGCCACTTAAAATAGAAACCTCATTTGTTTCTAAGGGAACAATAGAAGATGAAGAAAAATATTCTTCAAAACTGCCTTCACCATAATTATCTTCAACATTTACCTGTATTGTTGTAGAATTTTCTAACTTCTCACTTTTACTACAAGCATTAAAAAGTAATAGTAGTATTATGTTTAAAGTAAAATATATTTTATTCATTTAATTAAAAGTTTTATGAAAAAACATTTAAGCCTTTGTAAATTAAATTTATTAATCACAAAAGCATAAACTAATTTGTTAACAAATTTCGATACAAGTAACTATTGGTGATGTTGGGGAACAAGCTGATGAACCTCCTGGCCAACAAGCTGTGGAAGCTGAATAATGACAAGTTTTAACACACGAATATGCCTCAGGCGTGCCAGTATTATAATAAACTATTCTTTCTGTAGTATAGGCCGGAAAGCCCACTTTAATTTTGTTTCCTGGACCGTATACCCCTTCTGCATTAGCACTTTGAATTATATTTAACGAAGCTAAATTAATATCTCTATCAGTTTGAAGAATGGACGATACATTTAAAAAAGCAACTGCCACAATCATTATGACACCTAATATTCCTGTTATTTTTTTCATTTTGTGAAATTTTAATTTTAAATAAAAATTTAATTTTTCAAAAGTTTTAAAGGAAACACTACTTTTGTAGAATGTTAAACAACCTATTATCCAAATAACTTGTTTGGTTTTATATAAAAACCTCCTCTGGGTATTATTTATATTTATGTCATTGGCATGAATTTTTAGTTAAACAATTTGTGATTATATTTTTTAACTCAATGCTCAGAGGTTTTTTTATTAGATTATTACAAATTTAAAGCCCCATAGGTACAAATTCTGACACTTTGCTATTTTTCTAAAAAATATGTATTACTTTTTCTGCAATACACTATGGATTTGCCTTCGTTTCTTAGGTTTTCTAGCATTCTTTTTATCGTTCTGATACTACAGCCGTAGTTATTCGCTACCTTTTCCAATGAATTTAATCGTTTCTGTTCAATTAAATACAATAAGTGTTTTTCTTTTTCTTTTCGTTCTAGGTAAGTCATAATATCTAATATTAATTTTCCAGTATGTTTTCAAAATCTTGTATCAATGGTTTATCATCAATAAAGTTATATAGTGTTAGCTGTTGTACTTTATAGTAAATAGCCCAATAGTTTTGTAAAGTTCTAATGTAATTCTCGTTAGCTTGTTGCCATGCTTTTCGCGATGCCGTTAAGTTTAAAAAATCGACACTTCCAGATAAAAACCGTTTTTCTGTTAGGTTATAAGATTCCTTGGCTATATCTCTAGTTCTTAATGCACCATCTACCAATTCTTTTTGCAGATTAAAATCTAATACATTTAGGGTAACATCTTGCTTGTAGTTTTCCTCGTTTTGTTGTAGTTCAATATCCACAACATCTTTATTCATTTTTGCTGTTTTTATTTTCCCTTTACGTTCTCCCCAATCTAATATAGGTACAGTTAATTGTACAGAAACCATTTGCTGGTCTAAAAATCTGCCATAAGCATCTACAAACGTGTTAGCTTGTTGGTTTAAACCATAGCTAGCGTTTAATGATAAATCAAAACGATTATCTTTTATGGCTTTATCTAAATCCCTTAAGGCCTCAATTTTTCTAAGTTTTAAGTCGAGTATGTCTGGGTTGTTTTGATAAGCCAAATCAATAGCCTTATTTAAGTCTATACTTAAATCTGTTATTAATTCAGGGAGCTCTGGAAGGGCATCTTGGGGTAACTGGTCTCTTAAAAACAGTTGTAATTCTGCTTCTGTCTTTTGTAAGTTTTGCAAGTTTTCGGTTAAATTAGTATTAGCGTTATAAACATCTAATTCTAACTTTAAAAGTTCATCGCGTTCTATTGCTATTAAATCGTAGCGTTGTTTGCCAATTTTAAAAAGTTTTTCTGCTGTCGTTTTATTCTCTTTGGCCATTTCAACTTTTTTACTGGCTAATGCCCATTTAAAAAATAAGTCAACCGATTTTAAATTAATGGTTTGTAACTCGTATAAAAAATCTTGTTTCGCTTTTTGAAATTCTAAAGGCGCTGTTTTTTGTTGCCATTTAAAGGGGTTAAAAGCCATTATGGGTTGCGACAAACCAATTCGTACAGGGGTTGCATTATAACTTTCGGTTTGTAAATCGCCAAAATTCTCAAGCCTATTAAAACTAGAATTTATAAATAAACGTGTACCTGTTGCTGCTATGTTTTGACTCAGCGACAAATTAGCGAAACTATTTATAGTTTGTTGCTGCCTAAATACATCTATATTTTGTTCGGAATCATAACGTTCAATCAACGCCCTATTAAATGTAAAGGGTCTCGTTTCAAAATCAATTTTAGGGAGTAAACTCGATTTAAAAGATCGAAACTGCCAATAATTAACGCCATATTTTCGTTTCGCCTTAAATACATCTAAGGAGTTTTTACTGGCCAGTTTTAAAATATCATTAAGCGTTACACCTTTTTGATAATCCTTTAGCACTCCTTGCTGTTGTGCTATGATAGAAGCACAATTTAAAAAGATGCTTATTCCTAGTCCTATTTGTAATATATGCTTATTTACCTTCATATTTTCTTAGTAAAATGATAATAACAAAGTGGAATAAAGTACAGACTTACTAAAGTCCCAAGTAGCATCCCACCAATTAAAGCCACCGCTAAAGGCGCTTGTAACTCTGCGCCTAATCCACTAGAAAACAATAAAGGCACTAGGGCTAGAATGGTTGTTAAACTTGTCATTAATATTGGTTTTAAACGTCTTTGTCCTGCTACGAACAAGGCTTTGACCAAGGAAAAGCCTTGGTGTTGTAATTGAATTATAGTATCTATTTTTAAAATAGAATCGTTTATAATAATACCGGCCATAACCACGAGGCCTATCATAGACATAAGGTTAATACTCATGCCAAACAATTTTAAGAACAAAAATGCGCCTGCTAAATCTATAGGCACTTCTAGTAATATGATGAGCGGCAAAACAAAAGACTCAAATTGCGAGGCTAGAATAAAGTAAAGCAGTACTAAAGAAATTAATAAAACAATTTTAAGCTCTCCCATGAGTTCTTTGTTTGAAAAAAAGCTCCCTGAAAAACTAACATCAAACCACGAATTATGACTTACTACCTCCTTTACCTTATTTATAGTAGATTCAACCTGATTATCATTAACATTAAATTGAACAGGAAAATATTCTCCCTCTGTACCTCCTGTTATGGTTTTTAAATCTTTAGCCTTTACTGTTTTTATAAAGTTTTTTATTTGAAAAACAGCACTATCTTTCGCCTTTACCGTAGTTTCATTTAAAATAGCGTTAAGATGCTTAGTTTGATTTCCTAGTATAACAGGAACAAAATTTTGATTATCAGTTATAGACAAAATTTCACGTTCGTTAAAAGCGCTTTTTAAGGTGTTAAATAATGTGCTAGAAGCCACATTATAGGTTATTAACTTTTCTTGGTCGGCTATAAGTGTAATATGATCTTCCCATGCTATAGGTTTTAATGTGATATCATTTAGGTGGCTTTGTATTTGATACCAAAGAGTTTTTAACTGTTCGTTTTGTTGACTTCCTAAATTTTCTACATGCCTTAAACGAGCAACTAAAGGCGCGTCTTTATTAGAAAATATTAAACTAAAAATATTATCTACATCTTGAAAATTATAATTCGCATTAGGGTAAGCTAACTTAAGAGCATCGCTCAAAGTATCAATTATTTTAAATAATGCTGTTTGCGATTTGGTTTTAATGTAAATAGTAGTTTCAGAAGTTTTAGCGTCCGCATTTTTATCTAATAGAAATTGTTGCGTACCTACGAGTGCCGTTTGATTAATTAAATCTTTGGTTACAGGTTTTAATAACTCTAGAACTCTGCGTTTGTTTTCGTCAACATTAATAGGCGCGTTCCAATCTATTTTCAGTATGGTTTCTGAGCTAGAAAATTGAGGCATTTGAGATTTTGGTAATACAGTAAATAATGCCATTGCGGCAACCAAAAGCAAAAGACTTATACCCCAAGATATTTGCTGTTTTCGCATTACCCAACGGAATCCTTTTTCATAAACATCAGCGTAGTTTACTGTGTTTATTTCAGTTAGAAAACGATTTATTTTATGTGATGTTTTCGTTTTTCTTAAATGAAACAAACGGTACAATACAGGTAATAATGTAATAGAAACAAAAAAGGAAATAAATAAACCTATGCTTATAGCCATGGCTTGATCGTAAAACAAAGCCCCACTAACACCACTTAAAAACACTAAAGGAATAAACACCGCACAGGTGGTTAAGGCTGAACTTAACAAAGGTTTTATAACCTCTGTAGTTCCCGTAACACAAGCCTTAGATAAATTATAACCACGCTCTCTATATTGGGTTATATTATCTATAACAATAATAGAATTATCTATCATAAGCCCAATACCCAACACCAAACCAGAAAGCGATATAATATTTATTGAAATATTTAACAAATGAAAAAACAATAAACAAATAATAATAGAGGTTGGTATAGTAATCCCTATTAATAAAGGAGATGTTATATTTTTTAAGAAAAAAAACATGACTATAAAAGCCAATAACATACCCCATAATAAACTTTGAAATAAATTGTTTATAGCATAATCTAATAGTTTAGTTTGATCTCTAGTTATTGAAAAATTAATATGCGGATAGTCCTTTTTTAACGCTTTTATTAGTTTATTTAGTGATGCTTTTAAATCGTTCATTTTAGCATCACTTTGTTTTATAATAGCCATGGTTAAGGCTTCATCACCCTGAGACAAAACCAATCCTGTCCTCTTTTGCGGATGTTCAATAACTTCGGCTAGTTCTTTTAACTGAAATACGCGATTTTGGTGATTGATATAAACGGACTCAATATCTTTTATGGTATTTAATGAAGTGCCTAAGCGCACATCGTATTGGTACTGATTGTCTTTTATTAATAAACTCCCTATATCTAAGTCATTTTTCTTTATACTAGATTCTAAATTTTCTAAGCTAATCCCCAGAGCATCTAATTTATTTTGATTTGGTATAATAATAATTTCAGAAGACACCAATCCACTAATATCTACCATAGCAACCTCGTTAACCTGCTCTATGCGCTTTCGAATAACTTGATTGGTAAAACGATTAAAATCTACAAATTTCTGAGATACAGGGTATAAACTGCTCGTTTCATTTTTCCCATTTTTAATATTACCCTTAGCCTCATTAATTGACATGCTTAAATAAAAAACAGGAATATCTGTAGCACTAGCCTTTATAACTTTAGGTCGTTTTACAGTTTTTGGCAACCCACCCATAATACGGTCTATCTTTTCATTGACTTCTATAAACGCGTAGTCTATATTGGTGCCGTGCGTAAAACTTAATCGTATAACTCCAGATGCTTTACTCGTTTCACTTTTTATATCCTTTAAATGACTCACTTGCATTAAACGGTATCGTAAAGGTTTTACAATAGCATCTTCTAATTGTCTTGCCGACATGTTATCTGCTTGTACCTGAACAGTAATCTCTGGCACATCTATATCAGGCATTAAGGAAACAGGGATAAACCCAAAAGCATATACGCCTAAAATAAGAATACCTAAAGCCGTCATTAAAACAGCGATGGGTTTATGTATTAAAAATTTTACCATAAATATTTATTAATGACTATTTTTAACACTTACCTCACTATCATGAGCTAAATTTAAGTTGTTGGAGATAATAATAGTATCTCCTACAGTTAAAGATGCACTACTTTTATCTGGATGGGGTATCACAGCATAGGCTTTACTGTTTTCAAGTGTTTTCAGGATATAAGTCCAATAGGCTTTACCGTTTTTAACCGTAAATAACACCTCTTGATTATCTCTTAAAACG contains:
- a CDS encoding 6-bladed beta-propeller, which codes for MNKIYFTLNIILLLLFNACSKSEKLENSTTIQVNVEDNYGEGSFEEYFSSSSIVPLETNEVSILSGIDRISMQDDKIFILDRKLRGVFIFDNTGKFLNKIQKIGKGPGEYSFLQDFTIDYEKKQLILYSKAPNKLTTFNFEGQFIEEEKMTDYYFNIGYHDNKLLFLYKNLEKNKLFQEYDLTTLKTKNEINMDKYDHFFYSLGWRTPNITKSKNINLSLGYSKIIYEYHNNIFSPKYIVDFGEHNTPKNIINQIDDDFKGLYQYTTKNKLGFGISNFRENDNYITFNFWGNMIVIYSKISKKAKTFDLFRGPKDKLPFQNYFAHDGDNNKILSIYEAEYFKKQLNIYKEEIKPWEKLPKYIKDIDKKVSSNDNPLLIIYSFKK
- a CDS encoding TolC family protein, giving the protein MKVNKHILQIGLGISIFLNCASIIAQQQGVLKDYQKGVTLNDILKLASKNSLDVFKAKRKYGVNYWQFRSFKSSLLPKIDFETRPFTFNRALIERYDSEQNIDVFRQQQTINSFANLSLSQNIAATGTRLFINSSFNRLENFGDLQTESYNATPVRIGLSQPIMAFNPFKWQQKTAPLEFQKAKQDFLYELQTINLKSVDLFFKWALASKKVEMAKENKTTAEKLFKIGKQRYDLIAIERDELLKLELDVYNANTNLTENLQNLQKTEAELQLFLRDQLPQDALPELPELITDLSIDLNKAIDLAYQNNPDILDLKLRKIEALRDLDKAIKDNRFDLSLNASYGLNQQANTFVDAYGRFLDQQMVSVQLTVPILDWGERKGKIKTAKMNKDVVDIELQQNEENYKQDVTLNVLDFNLQKELVDGALRTRDIAKESYNLTEKRFLSGSVDFLNLTASRKAWQQANENYIRTLQNYWAIYYKVQQLTLYNFIDDKPLIQDFENILEN
- a CDS encoding efflux RND transporter permease subunit translates to MVKFLIHKPIAVLMTALGILILGVYAFGFIPVSLMPDIDVPEITVQVQADNMSARQLEDAIVKPLRYRLMQVSHLKDIKSETSKASGVIRLSFTHGTNIDYAFIEVNEKIDRIMGGLPKTVKRPKVIKASATDIPVFYLSMSINEAKGNIKNGKNETSSLYPVSQKFVDFNRFTNQVIRKRIEQVNEVAMVDISGLVSSEIIIIPNQNKLDALGISLENLESSIKKNDLDIGSLLIKDNQYQYDVRLGTSLNTIKDIESVYINHQNRVFQLKELAEVIEHPQKRTGLVLSQGDEALTMAIIKQSDAKMNDLKASLNKLIKALKKDYPHINFSITRDQTKLLDYAINNLFQSLLWGMLLAFIVMFFFLKNITSPLLIGITIPTSIIICLLFFHLLNISINIISLSGLVLGIGLMIDNSIIVIDNITQYRERGYNLSKACVTGTTEVIKPLLSSALTTCAVFIPLVFLSGVSGALFYDQAMAISIGLFISFFVSITLLPVLYRLFHLRKTKTSHKINRFLTEINTVNYADVYEKGFRWVMRKQQISWGISLLLLVAAMALFTVLPKSQMPQFSSSETILKIDWNAPINVDENKRRVLELLKPVTKDLINQTALVGTQQFLLDKNADAKTSETTIYIKTKSQTALFKIIDTLSDALKLAYPNANYNFQDVDNIFSLIFSNKDAPLVARLRHVENLGSQQNEQLKTLWYQIQSHLNDITLKPIAWEDHITLIADQEKLITYNVASSTLFNTLKSAFNEREILSITDNQNFVPVILGNQTKHLNAILNETTVKAKDSAVFQIKNFIKTVKAKDLKTITGGTEGEYFPVQFNVNDNQVESTINKVKEVVSHNSWFDVSFSGSFFSNKELMGELKIVLLISLVLLYFILASQFESFVLPLIILLEVPIDLAGAFLFLKLFGMSINLMSMIGLVVMAGIIINDSILKIDTIIQLQHQGFSLVKALFVAGQRRLKPILMTSLTTILALVPLLFSSGLGAELQAPLAVALIGGMLLGTLVSLYFIPLCYYHFTKKI